Proteins co-encoded in one Polaromonas vacuolata genomic window:
- the ettA gene encoding energy-dependent translational throttle protein EttA translates to MAQYVFSMNKVGKIVPPKRHILKDVSLSFFPGAKIGMLGVNGSGKSTLLKIMAGLDKEIEGEATPMPGLNIGYLPQEPKLNDEHTVRESVEEAMGEVFAAKGLLEAVYTAYGEEDADFDALAAEQARLEAIIATSGSDSEHQLEIAADALRLPAWDAKIGVLSGGEKRRVALCRMLLSKPDMLLLDEPTNHLDAESVDWLEQFLQRFSGTVVAITHDRYFLDNAAEWILELDRGHGIPWKGNYSSWLEQKGERLATEQKGEEARAKALKKELEWSRQNPKARQAKSKSRLARFEELSDFEYQKRVETNEIFIPVAERLGAQVIEFKDVSKSFGDRLLIDNLSFTIPAGAIVGIIGPNGAGKSTLFKLIAGKELPDSGEVVKGSTVRMAFVDQNRDDLQNEKTVWEDISGGLDILNVGKFQMPSRAYAGRFNFNGGDQQKRVGTLSGGERGRLHLAKTLIAGGNVLMLDEPSNDLDVETLRALEDALLEFAGSVMVISHDRWFLDRIATHILAAEGDSQWTFFDGNYQEYEADKKKRLGEEGSKPKRMRFKALK, encoded by the coding sequence ATGGCCCAGTACGTATTTAGCATGAACAAGGTCGGCAAGATTGTGCCGCCTAAGCGCCACATCCTCAAGGACGTGTCACTGAGCTTTTTCCCCGGCGCCAAGATTGGCATGCTGGGCGTGAACGGTTCGGGCAAGTCCACCTTGCTCAAGATCATGGCCGGACTGGACAAGGAAATTGAAGGCGAAGCCACACCAATGCCGGGTCTGAACATCGGCTACCTGCCGCAAGAGCCTAAGCTTAATGACGAGCACACGGTGCGCGAAAGCGTTGAAGAAGCCATGGGCGAAGTCTTTGCCGCCAAAGGTTTGCTAGAAGCTGTCTACACCGCCTATGGCGAGGAAGACGCTGACTTCGATGCGCTAGCTGCCGAGCAAGCGCGCTTGGAAGCCATTATTGCCACCAGCGGCAGCGACTCGGAGCACCAGCTTGAGATCGCCGCTGATGCGCTTCGTCTGCCGGCTTGGGATGCCAAAATCGGAGTGCTCTCCGGTGGTGAAAAGCGCCGTGTTGCGCTTTGCCGCATGCTGCTTTCCAAGCCAGACATGCTGCTGCTTGATGAGCCAACCAATCACTTGGACGCTGAATCGGTGGACTGGCTTGAGCAGTTCTTGCAGCGCTTTTCCGGCACAGTGGTGGCGATTACCCACGATCGCTATTTCCTCGACAACGCAGCCGAATGGATTTTAGAGCTCGACCGTGGCCATGGCATTCCATGGAAGGGCAACTACAGCAGCTGGCTAGAACAAAAGGGCGAGCGTCTGGCAACCGAACAAAAGGGCGAAGAAGCCCGCGCCAAGGCCTTGAAGAAGGAATTGGAATGGTCACGCCAAAACCCTAAAGCGCGTCAAGCCAAGAGCAAATCGCGTCTGGCACGGTTTGAGGAATTGAGCGATTTTGAATACCAAAAACGCGTAGAAACCAATGAGATTTTCATCCCCGTCGCCGAACGCTTGGGTGCGCAAGTCATTGAGTTCAAAGACGTCAGCAAGTCTTTTGGCGACCGCCTATTAATTGACAATTTGAGTTTCACGATTCCAGCCGGCGCCATCGTCGGCATCATTGGCCCTAACGGCGCGGGTAAGTCCACGCTGTTCAAACTGATTGCAGGCAAGGAATTGCCCGACAGCGGTGAAGTGGTTAAGGGTTCTACCGTACGCATGGCTTTTGTGGACCAGAACCGCGACGATTTGCAAAATGAAAAAACCGTTTGGGAAGACATCTCAGGCGGACTCGACATTCTCAATGTCGGCAAATTTCAGATGCCAAGCCGCGCGTATGCGGGCCGTTTTAACTTCAACGGTGGTGACCAGCAAAAGCGTGTCGGTACCTTGTCCGGTGGTGAGCGCGGTCGGCTGCATTTAGCCAAAACCTTGATTGCTGGCGGCAATGTGTTGATGCTCGATGAGCCGTCTAACGACTTGGACGTTGAGACCTTGCGCGCGCTAGAAGATGCACTGTTGGAGTTCGCCGGCTCAGTCATGGTCATTAGCCACGACCGTTGGTTTCTTGACCGTATTGCGACCCATATTCTTGCTGCCGAAGGCGATAGCCAGTGGACATTTTTTGACGGTAACTACCAAGAATACGAAGCCGATAAGAAAAAGCGTTTGGGTGAAGAAGGCTCTAAACCTAAGCGTATGCGCTTTAAGGCACTGAAGTAA
- a CDS encoding DEAD/DEAH box helicase — protein MTFENLNLAPAILKAVLEQGYDTPTPIQAQAIPAVLAGGDLLGGAQTGTGKTAAFTLPLLQRLSTEPRLTNRRGVNAVRALIMTPTRELAAQVEESVRTYGKYTDLTSMVMFGGVGMGAQIEKLRRGVDILVATPGRLLDHASQGTLDLSQVQILVLDEADRMLDMGFIHDIKKVLALVPKQKQVLLFSATFSDEIRDLANGLLRDPAHIQVTPRNTTVQRITQTIHPVGRSKKKALLTHIINEHNWSQVLVFTRTKFGANNVAEHLTKNGIEAMALHGNKSQTARTQALQGFKDGTIRALVATDIAARGIDIDELPHVVNYEIPNVSEDYVHRIGRTGRAGNSGEAVSLVCMDEEGFMQDIERFTKQNIDKVVVPGFEADPDERAEPLAMGRQTIWGGLGKPPSRDVMQAAAKAARSEMMQRIRDTKGAQPARGAGNGGGGRNAGSPGGRSGGGNAGNTGNTGNTGNGGGGYSNNGGGNGGNGGGSNGGNGYGRGPRTPNPGQPRMNSGYGQPSGQQRQAHAPRPAREDQQPRMDPRNNEPRHDSRNNFDDQQPSSHASSGFPSSGQPSGNRNNFRGARPAGGGGGGGGRGGNNGGGNGGGNGGPRRSNGGGSGPYGR, from the coding sequence ATGACATTTGAAAATCTGAATCTGGCTCCGGCCATTCTTAAAGCTGTGCTTGAGCAGGGCTACGACACACCGACACCTATTCAAGCCCAAGCCATTCCGGCCGTGCTCGCAGGTGGTGACTTACTCGGTGGCGCACAGACCGGCACCGGTAAAACCGCAGCCTTCACGTTGCCTTTGCTGCAGCGCCTGTCCACCGAGCCACGCCTGACCAATCGCCGCGGTGTTAACGCCGTGCGCGCACTGATCATGACGCCAACCCGCGAACTCGCGGCGCAGGTCGAAGAAAGCGTTCGCACCTACGGCAAATACACAGACCTGACCTCTATGGTGATGTTTGGCGGTGTTGGCATGGGCGCACAAATAGAAAAACTGCGCCGCGGCGTTGACATCTTGGTGGCCACACCAGGCCGTCTGCTAGACCACGCCAGCCAAGGTACTTTGGACCTGAGCCAGGTGCAAATTTTGGTACTCGACGAAGCCGACCGTATGTTGGACATGGGCTTTATCCATGACATCAAAAAAGTGCTGGCCTTGGTGCCAAAGCAAAAACAAGTGCTGCTGTTTAGCGCCACTTTTAGCGACGAGATTCGTGACTTGGCCAACGGCTTGCTACGCGACCCAGCTCACATTCAGGTCACACCGCGCAACACCACAGTGCAGCGCATCACGCAAACCATTCACCCAGTCGGACGCAGCAAGAAAAAAGCCTTGCTGACCCACATCATTAACGAGCACAACTGGAGCCAGGTTCTGGTCTTCACGCGGACCAAGTTTGGCGCCAACAATGTGGCCGAGCACTTGACCAAAAACGGCATCGAAGCCATGGCGCTGCATGGCAACAAAAGCCAGACTGCACGCACGCAAGCGCTGCAAGGCTTTAAAGACGGCACGATTCGCGCGCTGGTTGCAACCGACATTGCCGCACGCGGTATTGATATCGACGAGTTGCCACATGTCGTGAACTATGAAATCCCTAACGTCAGCGAAGACTACGTGCACCGTATTGGCCGTACAGGGCGCGCCGGTAACAGCGGTGAAGCCGTCAGCTTGGTCTGTATGGACGAAGAAGGCTTTATGCAAGACATCGAGCGTTTCACTAAACAAAACATCGATAAAGTCGTGGTCCCCGGTTTTGAAGCCGATCCAGACGAGCGCGCAGAGCCGCTGGCCATGGGTCGTCAAACCATCTGGGGTGGACTCGGCAAACCGCCTAGCCGGGATGTGATGCAAGCCGCGGCAAAAGCTGCGCGCAGCGAAATGATGCAGCGTATCCGTGACACCAAAGGCGCACAGCCTGCGCGTGGCGCGGGCAATGGCGGCGGCGGTCGTAATGCAGGCAGTCCTGGCGGTCGAAGCGGCGGTGGAAACGCTGGTAACACTGGTAACACTGGTAACACTGGTAATGGCGGTGGCGGCTACAGCAATAATGGCGGTGGTAATGGCGGTAACGGCGGCGGCAGCAATGGTGGTAACGGTTATGGCCGTGGTCCACGTACGCCAAACCCAGGTCAGCCACGCATGAATTCTGGCTACGGCCAGCCTTCAGGCCAGCAGCGTCAAGCCCATGCACCGCGCCCTGCGCGTGAAGACCAGCAGCCACGCATGGACCCGCGCAACAACGAGCCGCGTCATGACAGCCGTAACAACTTTGACGACCAACAACCGTCTAGCCACGCATCGTCGGGCTTCCCTTCATCCGGCCAGCCGTCAGGCAACCGCAACAACTTCCGCGGCGCTCGTCCTGCGGGCGGCGGTGGTGGTGGTGGTGGTCGCGGCGGTAACAATGGCGGCGGTAATGGTGGTGGCAATGGCGGCCCACGTCGCAGCAATGGCGGCGGTTCAGGCCCATACGGCAGATAA
- a CDS encoding CopG family ribbon-helix-helix protein, producing MNQATFTFRVDEGLKDEFSIAAKSRDRTGAQLLRDYMRDFVRQQQEDSEHDAFIRREVQIGLNAANAGDVVSAQEIESQAAQWRAQMQRKLSGV from the coding sequence ATGAACCAAGCAACTTTTACTTTCAGAGTCGATGAAGGGCTAAAAGACGAGTTTTCCATAGCCGCAAAATCTCGCGATCGCACCGGTGCACAGCTTTTGCGCGACTACATGCGCGACTTTGTTAGACAACAGCAAGAGGACAGCGAACATGACGCATTCATCCGGCGCGAAGTACAAATCGGACTAAACGCGGCTAATGCCGGTGATGTGGTTTCAGCACAGGAAATCGAATCACAAGCAGCACAGTGGCGCGCACAAATGCAACGCAAGCTATCCGGCGTCTGA
- a CDS encoding type II toxin-antitoxin system RelE/ParE family toxin produces the protein MELVWTRPAQADRKTIREFIATSNPSAALKIDKLLSDRSTSLINHPGLGRLGRLQGTRELVVHNNYILIYDVVNDLIRVLRVLHAARQWPPIKD, from the coding sequence GTGGAACTCGTTTGGACGCGGCCAGCACAGGCAGACCGAAAAACGATTCGCGAATTTATAGCAACCAGCAACCCAAGCGCCGCACTTAAGATCGACAAACTTTTATCCGACAGATCAACGAGTCTGATTAATCACCCTGGCTTAGGACGACTCGGCAGACTACAGGGCACGCGCGAGCTTGTAGTGCATAACAACTACATACTAATTTATGACGTAGTCAACGATCTCATTCGAGTACTGCGCGTGTTGCACGCAGCTAGGCAGTGGCCACCGATAAAAGATTGA
- a CDS encoding FadR/GntR family transcriptional regulator, translating to MIKNVHGNTVDFLGQAIIDGRYHAGQSLPPEPLLCEELGVSRTVIREAVKSLIAKGLITTGPKVGTRVLPESEWNWFDPDVVSWQSKTGFTPEFLRDLQELRRVVEPAAVRLAAERATPQELLCITQAYEGMEHAVKFGGDYVTFDLRFHQGLLIASHNRMIIQMSKVLGALLRTSFEISTSRKDGPTRSLPLHRAVLDAVLARKPLKAEKAILVLIDGAREDIELVLATKRSLPKLGLPAKQLRAGVKVAVKADV from the coding sequence ATGATCAAAAATGTTCACGGCAACACGGTTGATTTTCTTGGTCAAGCCATCATTGACGGGCGTTATCATGCCGGCCAATCATTGCCACCAGAGCCCTTGCTGTGCGAAGAACTCGGTGTCAGTCGAACAGTTATTCGCGAAGCTGTTAAGTCATTGATTGCCAAGGGCTTGATTACCACCGGGCCTAAAGTGGGTACCCGGGTGCTGCCCGAAAGTGAGTGGAATTGGTTTGATCCAGACGTCGTATCTTGGCAGTCCAAGACCGGTTTTACGCCCGAGTTTTTACGTGATTTGCAAGAGCTGCGCCGCGTCGTTGAACCCGCCGCTGTGCGCCTAGCGGCTGAGCGCGCCACGCCGCAAGAGTTGCTCTGTATTACGCAGGCCTATGAAGGCATGGAGCATGCCGTCAAGTTTGGCGGCGACTATGTAACCTTTGATTTGCGCTTTCACCAAGGCCTTTTAATTGCCTCTCACAATCGCATGATTATTCAAATGAGTAAAGTTTTGGGCGCTTTGCTACGCACTAGTTTTGAGATCTCTACCAGTCGCAAAGATGGCCCAACGCGGTCTTTGCCGCTGCATCGCGCAGTGCTAGATGCAGTGCTCGCGCGCAAGCCCTTAAAAGCTGAAAAAGCTATTTTGGTATTGATAGATGGTGCAAGAGAAGACATAGAGCTGGTACTCGCTACCAAGCGCAGTTTGCCAAAACTAGGTTTGCCGGCTAAGCAGCTTAGGGCTGGGGTGAAGGTTGCTGTGAAAGCTGATGTCTGA
- a CDS encoding SDR family NAD(P)-dependent oxidoreductase, with translation MNAPSFRLDGRQALITGSSGGIGFALARGLGHSGARLILNGRNLDKLEKAAIQLRSEGLSVSTRAFDVTQSHAVQLAVDEIENELGAIDILVNNAGMTRRVPLQDFEVEHWHEIMRTNLDSMFFVGQAVARKMIPRGRGKIINICSVQSELGRPGTAPYMASKGAAKMLTKGMAVDWGPLGLQCNGLAPGYFKTELTEKLVNDPVFNDWLIGRTPSRRWGDVAELSGAAVFLSSDAASFVNGHILFVDGGMTASL, from the coding sequence ATGAACGCACCCTCATTCAGACTCGACGGCCGTCAGGCCTTGATTACCGGCTCTTCCGGCGGCATTGGCTTTGCGCTAGCGCGCGGCCTTGGCCACTCTGGCGCGCGCTTAATTCTTAACGGTCGCAATTTAGACAAGCTAGAAAAAGCCGCCATTCAATTGCGTAGCGAGGGTTTGAGCGTGAGTACTCGCGCTTTCGATGTCACGCAAAGTCACGCCGTGCAACTCGCAGTTGATGAGATTGAAAACGAATTAGGCGCGATTGATATTTTGGTGAACAACGCTGGCATGACGCGGCGAGTGCCGTTGCAAGACTTTGAAGTTGAGCATTGGCACGAGATCATGCGGACTAATTTAGACAGCATGTTTTTTGTCGGCCAAGCCGTGGCGCGAAAAATGATTCCACGCGGTCGCGGCAAGATCATCAATATCTGCTCGGTGCAAAGTGAGTTGGGTCGGCCCGGCACTGCGCCCTATATGGCCAGCAAGGGCGCGGCCAAAATGCTAACCAAGGGTATGGCGGTGGACTGGGGGCCGCTGGGTTTGCAATGCAATGGTTTGGCACCGGGTTACTTTAAAACTGAGTTGACTGAAAAACTGGTGAATGACCCGGTTTTTAATGATTGGTTGATTGGCCGTACACCTAGCCGACGTTGGGGCGATGTGGCGGAACTCTCGGGTGCGGCGGTGTTTCTCTCTAGCGATGCAGCGAGTTTTGTCAACGGCCATATTTTGTTTGTTGACGGCGGTATGACGGCGAGCTTGTAG
- a CDS encoding ABC transporter ATP-binding protein, whose translation MASVSFRNIEKSYGKTKIIHGISFDIADGEFVVLVGPSGCGKSTLLRMLAGLEEISGGEIAIDDKLINDLDSKDRDIAMVFQSYALYPHMTVRDNMAFSLKLRKADKALTDKRVGDAARILNLDPLLERFPRELSGGQRQRVAMGRAIVRDPKVFLFDEPLSNLDAKLRVAMRAEIKDLHYRLKTTTVYVTHDQIEAMTMADRIVVMHDGIVEQIGTPLELFDRPGNLFVAQFIGSPSMNVIEGVLHKADGRIWVQSHGQQWTVANLTQGEHGQIVHFGVRPSDITVSLNAQGIPATVIVVEPTGAETELLIEVGDARFVVVLHGRTDAKPQDQIFLEIDGAKTHVFDGKTTARLD comes from the coding sequence ATGGCATCTGTTTCATTTCGCAATATCGAAAAATCGTATGGAAAAACCAAGATTATTCACGGCATTTCTTTTGACATCGCTGACGGTGAGTTCGTCGTTTTGGTCGGGCCTTCTGGATGCGGCAAGTCGACGCTGCTGCGCATGTTGGCCGGTCTTGAAGAAATCAGCGGCGGCGAAATCGCCATCGATGACAAATTAATTAACGACTTGGATTCTAAAGATCGCGACATCGCCATGGTGTTCCAGAGCTATGCGCTCTACCCCCACATGACAGTGCGCGACAACATGGCTTTTAGTTTGAAATTGCGCAAGGCTGATAAAGCCTTGACGGATAAGCGCGTGGGCGATGCAGCGCGCATTCTCAATCTCGATCCGCTGCTTGAACGCTTTCCGCGAGAACTCTCTGGCGGTCAGCGTCAGCGCGTCGCCATGGGTAGAGCGATTGTGCGCGACCCCAAGGTATTTTTATTTGATGAGCCGTTGTCCAATCTTGACGCTAAATTGCGGGTTGCCATGCGCGCCGAGATTAAGGATTTGCACTACCGCCTCAAGACCACCACGGTATATGTCACCCACGATCAGATAGAAGCCATGACCATGGCAGACAGGATTGTGGTGATGCACGACGGCATCGTTGAGCAAATTGGCACGCCGCTAGAACTGTTTGACCGACCGGGAAATTTATTCGTCGCGCAATTTATTGGCTCGCCCTCTATGAATGTGATTGAAGGTGTGCTGCATAAAGCCGATGGCCGTATTTGGGTTCAGTCGCATGGCCAGCAGTGGACGGTAGCAAATTTAACGCAAGGCGAGCATGGCCAGATAGTGCATTTCGGTGTGCGGCCAAGCGACATCACGGTGTCGCTTAATGCGCAAGGTATACCGGCCACAGTCATAGTGGTGGAGCCCACTGGTGCTGAAACTGAATTACTCATTGAAGTGGGCGATGCGCGCTTTGTCGTCGTGTTGCATGGCCGCACCGACGCTAAACCACAAGACCAAATTTTTCTCGAAATCGATGGCGCTAAAACCCACGTGTTTGATGGCAAGACTACCGCTCGTTTGGACTAA
- a CDS encoding carbohydrate ABC transporter permease, whose product MKKSITLKAVTTEAKLLLIGIPLLIWTMIPLYHLFLFAISPRDTATSGRIWPKSPTLDNFEVVFMQKHHYLNHFWLQMWNSLFIAVAVGVITLFIATAAAFAISRLKVRGGRTVMNLALLTYFIPAAFLAVPMYKTMGNYGMLGSQWALILAMVTIATPYCIWVLKQASDKLPYELDEAAMMDGASPLQLFRLVYLPLMVPSLVAVGTYSLLLAWNEYLYAFLLLSNDKSVTLGVALGSFLSADDSPWELLMATGLIYALPPAAIYYTFKRYMVSGLTAGAVKS is encoded by the coding sequence ATGAAAAAATCTATCACCCTTAAGGCCGTCACAACGGAAGCTAAGTTGCTCTTGATTGGCATACCGCTGCTGATCTGGACAATGATTCCGCTCTACCATTTGTTCTTGTTTGCGATCTCACCGCGCGACACCGCGACCTCAGGCCGCATCTGGCCAAAGTCGCCAACGCTGGATAATTTTGAGGTCGTGTTCATGCAAAAACATCACTACCTCAATCACTTCTGGTTGCAGATGTGGAACTCACTTTTTATTGCGGTCGCGGTTGGCGTGATCACGCTATTCATCGCCACTGCAGCGGCTTTTGCAATTAGCCGGCTCAAGGTGCGCGGTGGCCGCACAGTGATGAATTTGGCCTTGCTGACTTACTTTATTCCGGCTGCTTTTCTGGCTGTGCCCATGTATAAAACCATGGGTAACTACGGCATGTTGGGCAGTCAGTGGGCTTTGATTTTGGCCATGGTGACTATTGCCACGCCTTACTGTATTTGGGTGCTCAAGCAGGCGTCAGACAAACTGCCTTATGAGCTTGACGAGGCTGCCATGATGGATGGCGCTTCCCCTTTGCAATTGTTTCGGCTGGTTTACTTACCGCTTATGGTGCCGTCCTTAGTTGCGGTGGGCACTTACTCGCTACTGCTGGCTTGGAATGAATACCTCTACGCTTTTTTATTGTTATCGAATGACAAGAGCGTCACTTTAGGCGTGGCTCTGGGCAGCTTTTTGTCGGCTGACGATTCACCTTGGGAACTACTCATGGCGACCGGACTGATTTACGCCCTGCCTCCAGCGGCGATTTACTACACCTTTAAACGTTATATGGTGTCCGGCTTGACCGCTGGCGCTGTCAAAAGCTGA
- a CDS encoding carbohydrate ABC transporter permease — MSTLTISAPAAPLVRAKKAMTSWEFWGLVLVVPYLLLFLIFVVYPVGYGLWLARHPASYEALFEDPIFFRSLINTIIFLLVAINIKMAVALLLSGFFVQKRAWIKWLSLLFILPWAVPSIPTILSVRFMLNPEWGVINTMIYNLTGLDGPNWLNDPTLALIFAMLMHIWKSLPFWTLILVAARMSIPAEQYEAASVDGASNWQKFKFITWPSMRTIYLTSTILSMIWTLGDFNSVYLLTGGGPADLTHVLATLGIRYLRLDQVDLAMASIVVAVPLIAPLMYFMMKRLSK; from the coding sequence ATGAGTACTCTCACCATTTCTGCGCCAGCCGCACCTCTTGTGCGTGCCAAAAAAGCCATGACATCCTGGGAGTTCTGGGGTCTGGTATTGGTCGTGCCTTATCTATTGTTGTTTCTGATTTTTGTGGTTTATCCGGTCGGCTACGGTCTTTGGTTGGCGCGCCATCCGGCGAGTTACGAGGCCTTGTTTGAAGATCCGATTTTTTTCCGCAGTCTGATCAACACGATTATTTTTCTGCTCGTCGCCATCAATATAAAAATGGCGGTGGCACTGCTTTTATCTGGTTTTTTTGTGCAAAAACGCGCTTGGATTAAATGGCTCTCGCTGCTGTTTATCCTGCCGTGGGCCGTGCCCTCGATACCGACGATTTTGTCGGTGCGTTTCATGCTCAACCCCGAGTGGGGCGTGATCAACACCATGATTTACAACCTGACCGGCTTAGATGGACCGAACTGGCTGAACGATCCGACGCTGGCTTTGATCTTTGCCATGCTGATGCACATCTGGAAATCGCTGCCGTTTTGGACGTTGATTTTGGTTGCCGCACGTATGTCGATTCCGGCCGAGCAATATGAAGCCGCATCGGTTGACGGCGCGTCTAACTGGCAAAAATTCAAGTTCATTACTTGGCCATCGATGCGCACCATTTATCTCACCTCGACTATTTTGTCCATGATTTGGACACTGGGTGATTTCAACAGTGTTTACCTGCTAACCGGTGGCGGCCCAGCCGATTTGACGCATGTGTTGGCAACACTGGGTATTCGTTATTTGCGGCTTGACCAAGTCGATCTGGCGATGGCGTCTATCGTGGTAGCCGTACCTTTGATTGCGCCGCTGATGTATTTCATGATGAAACGGTTGTCGAAATGA
- a CDS encoding ABC transporter substrate-binding protein, with translation MNPKTILTAAMLAAGLLVAGQVSAQEKLTVWWVKGFYKAEDAALYDVIKKFEAKTNVKVELSQYPIQDMIPKTVAALDSKNPPDVAYGDTFDFQVAAKWAYEGKLEDLSDVLVPLKANFTPNTLETTYLYNDVTKKRAYYSFPMKQQTMHIQYWRDMLTEAGLKESDIPKTWNEYWSFWCNKAQPAHRKASGNRTFGIGQPMGVDSSDSFYSFLTFADAYNVKMVDANGKLTVDDPKVRAGLISALKDYTAPYINGCTPPSSTSWKDPDNNVAFHNRTTIMTHNATISIAAKWLDDANNTSLSAEDRAKGKKAYYEQIATAGFPSKPDGSKMIYRTAIKTGVVFTDSKNKPRAKEFVQFFMNEINLTPYVEGSLGRWFPVTKVGQASPFWMEDVHRKAVHAQYAAGTVPFEFTKNYKFTILNNENVWAKAMNRVVSEKVPVDKAVDEMIARIKAVAG, from the coding sequence ATGAATCCCAAGACAATTCTCACCGCTGCGATGCTCGCCGCAGGCTTGTTAGTCGCTGGACAAGTCAGCGCACAAGAAAAACTCACCGTCTGGTGGGTCAAAGGTTTTTACAAGGCCGAAGACGCTGCGCTTTATGACGTGATTAAAAAGTTTGAAGCCAAAACAAACGTCAAAGTCGAGCTGTCCCAGTACCCGATACAGGACATGATTCCAAAAACCGTTGCAGCGCTGGATTCAAAAAATCCACCTGACGTGGCATATGGCGATACCTTTGATTTTCAAGTCGCGGCTAAATGGGCGTATGAAGGAAAATTGGAAGACTTGAGCGATGTGTTGGTGCCTCTCAAGGCTAACTTCACGCCCAACACATTAGAGACCACTTATCTCTATAACGACGTGACTAAAAAGCGTGCTTACTACTCCTTCCCTATGAAGCAGCAGACCATGCACATTCAGTACTGGCGTGACATGTTGACTGAGGCGGGTTTGAAGGAATCCGACATTCCCAAAACTTGGAACGAGTATTGGTCATTTTGGTGCAACAAGGCTCAGCCGGCGCATCGCAAAGCCAGCGGCAACCGCACCTTTGGTATCGGTCAGCCCATGGGCGTAGATTCATCGGATTCCTTTTATTCTTTCCTGACTTTTGCGGATGCTTACAACGTCAAGATGGTTGACGCCAATGGCAAACTCACAGTCGATGATCCTAAGGTTAGAGCCGGTTTAATCTCAGCGCTAAAAGACTACACCGCGCCTTACATCAATGGTTGCACACCACCGTCGTCGACGAGTTGGAAAGACCCGGACAACAATGTCGCGTTTCACAACCGCACAACCATCATGACGCACAACGCGACGATCTCTATCGCCGCTAAGTGGTTGGATGATGCGAACAACACTTCTTTAAGCGCTGAAGACCGTGCAAAAGGTAAAAAGGCTTATTACGAGCAGATTGCAACCGCAGGTTTTCCAAGCAAACCCGATGGCAGCAAAATGATTTACCGCACGGCGATCAAAACTGGCGTGGTGTTCACTGATTCTAAAAACAAGCCAAGGGCTAAAGAGTTTGTGCAGTTCTTCATGAACGAGATCAACCTCACGCCCTATGTTGAAGGCTCATTAGGCCGTTGGTTCCCGGTCACCAAGGTCGGACAAGCTAGCCCGTTTTGGATGGAAGACGTTCACCGCAAAGCCGTGCATGCGCAGTACGCGGCCGGTACCGTACCGTTTGAGTTCACCAAGAACTACAAATTCACAATTCTCAATAATGAGAACGTTTGGGCCAAAGCCATGAACCGTGTGGTGAGTGAAAAAGTGCCGGTTGATAAGGCAGTTGACGAAATGATTGCCCGTATCAAAGCGGTCGCGGGTTAA